Proteins encoded in a region of the Acidimicrobiales bacterium genome:
- a CDS encoding bifunctional nuclease family protein has product ESEVGAEEEHSRPEAMHQAAFMGVVLELPNIHPSVVLQEIDPPMRELRVTIAQPEGVAIAYAWRGIATPRPLTHDLLTTILQRFDLQVDAARIIGVDGPVFHAELALSGPTGSQTVACRPSDALALALRQPLPVPIMVAEEVLVTAGRIPGA; this is encoded by the coding sequence GGAGTCCGAGGTCGGGGCCGAGGAGGAGCACAGCCGGCCCGAGGCGATGCACCAGGCGGCCTTCATGGGGGTCGTCCTCGAGCTGCCGAACATCCATCCCTCGGTCGTGCTGCAGGAGATCGACCCGCCCATGAGGGAGCTGCGGGTCACGATCGCCCAGCCCGAGGGCGTCGCCATCGCCTACGCCTGGCGAGGCATCGCCACGCCGCGACCCCTCACCCATGACCTGCTCACCACCATCCTCCAGCGCTTCGACCTCCAGGTCGACGCGGCGCGGATCATCGGGGTGGACGGACCGGTCTTCCATGCCGAGCTCGCCCTCTCGGGCCCTACCGGATCACAGACGGTGGCGTGCCGACCGTCGGACGCGCTCGCCCTTGCCCTGCGCCAGCCGCTGCCGGTCCCGATCATGGTGGCCGAGGAGGTCCTGGTGACGGCCGGCCGCATCCCCGGCGCCTGA
- a CDS encoding FtsW/RodA/SpoVE family cell cycle protein, producing the protein MVVGFAYVLASLGKTASIPANVGPFLGVIFGLALIAHLANRWMVPDATPVILPIAALLNGFGYVVIARLDYKLAGLQAVWTGLGVGVYVLTLVVIRHSRDLARYRYLVAFAGLALLLVPLAPKLGQNINGARLWVRLGPVTFQPVELAKIALIIFFASYFVEKREILTLPTVRIGNRLFTDPRPFGPVLVAWGFAMLVMTAERSVGFSLLIFVLFISMLWMTTGRTTYLVVGAILFVVGAFVASHLFGQVNDRITVWLDPWKVANGIGYQVVQGQYALGSGGLAGSGLGLGHPGLIPIATSDFIFAAIGEETGLLGTVGIVMAFLLLVGATLRTALVARSEFAKLLVAGIAAAIGFQAFFIMAGVVRLLPLTGVTLPFVAYGGSSLLANYVLIALVVRVSDENVQQAVPPSADRVAVAAG; encoded by the coding sequence GTCGGGTTCGCCTACGTGCTGGCCTCGTTGGGCAAGACCGCCTCGATACCCGCCAACGTGGGCCCTTTCCTTGGGGTCATCTTCGGGTTGGCCCTGATCGCCCACCTGGCGAATCGGTGGATGGTGCCTGACGCCACGCCGGTGATCCTTCCGATCGCCGCCCTGCTCAACGGCTTCGGCTATGTCGTCATTGCCCGCCTCGACTACAAGCTTGCCGGGCTGCAGGCCGTGTGGACCGGTCTCGGCGTCGGCGTGTACGTGCTCACCCTGGTCGTGATACGCCACTCGAGAGACCTCGCCCGCTACCGGTACCTGGTGGCATTCGCGGGGTTGGCCCTTCTCCTCGTGCCGCTCGCTCCCAAGCTCGGTCAGAACATCAACGGCGCCCGGCTGTGGGTTCGGCTCGGGCCGGTGACCTTCCAGCCCGTCGAGCTGGCCAAGATCGCCCTCATCATCTTCTTCGCGTCGTATTTCGTGGAGAAGCGGGAGATCCTCACCCTTCCCACCGTTCGGATCGGCAACCGTCTGTTCACCGATCCCCGACCCTTCGGCCCTGTCCTCGTGGCGTGGGGGTTCGCCATGCTCGTGATGACGGCCGAGCGCTCCGTGGGGTTCTCGCTCCTCATCTTCGTCCTGTTCATCTCGATGCTGTGGATGACTACCGGCCGGACCACCTACTTGGTGGTGGGGGCGATCCTCTTCGTCGTCGGCGCTTTCGTGGCCTCCCACCTCTTCGGTCAGGTCAACGACCGCATCACCGTGTGGCTCGACCCCTGGAAGGTCGCCAACGGGATCGGCTATCAGGTGGTGCAGGGCCAGTACGCGCTCGGCTCCGGCGGGCTCGCCGGGTCCGGGCTCGGGCTCGGTCATCCTGGGCTCATACCGATCGCCACCAGCGACTTCATCTTCGCTGCCATCGGCGAAGAGACCGGGCTCCTGGGCACGGTGGGGATCGTCATGGCCTTCCTCCTCCTGGTCGGGGCGACCCTCCGGACCGCCCTCGTGGCGAGGTCCGAGTTCGCCAAGCTGCTGGTCGCCGGCATCGCCGCCGCCATCGGGTTCCAGGCCTTCTTCATCATGGCGGGGGTGGTGCGGTTGCTGCCCCTCACAGGCGTGACCCTGCCCTTCGTCGCCTACGGGGGGTCCTCGCTTCTCGCCAACTACGTGTTGATTGCGCTGGTGGTCCGGGTCTCGGACGAGAACGTCCAGCAGGCCGTCCCGCCGAGCGCCGACCGGGTGGCAGTGGCCGCCGGCTGA